One genomic window of Heptranchias perlo isolate sHepPer1 chromosome 12, sHepPer1.hap1, whole genome shotgun sequence includes the following:
- the LOC137328104 gene encoding keratin-associated protein 5-4-like, producing MSVCVCLCMFVCMYVCACVCLCVSVYVCVCMCVCVYVCLCVCLCVCLCMCVYVCACMSVCVCLCMSVCVPVCVCVCLSVCVCVYVCVCVCLCVSVCVCLCVCLCISVCVCVCMSVCVSVYLCVCLCVSLCVSVCVCLCVCLCVCLCVSLCVSVCVCLCVCLCVSLCVSVCVCLCVCLSVYVCVCVCVYVSVYLCVCLSVYVCVCVCVYLCVCLSVYVCVCVCLCMSVCVSVCVCLCVYLCVCLCISVCVSVYVCVCVCLCMSVCISVCVSVYICVCVCVYLCVCLCMSVCVSVCMSLCISVYVCVCVCVYLCVCLSVYVCVCVCVCLCVCLSVYVCVCLCVCLSVCVCVCLCMSVCVCLSVYVCVCVCEQKRNRAKERAGE from the exons atgtctgtgtgtgtgtgtctgtgcatgtttgtgtgtatgtatgtgtgtgcctgtgtatgtctgtgtgtgtctgtgtatgtctgtgtgtgtatgtgtgtgtgtgtctatgtatgtttgtgtgtatgtctgtgtgtgtgtctgtgtatgtgtgtgtatgtctgtgcatgtatgtctgtatgtgtgtgtctgtgtatgtctgtatgtgtgcctgtgtgtgtctgtgtatgtctgtctgtgtgtgtctgtgtgtatgtctgtgtctgtgtatgtctgtgtgtgtctgtctgtgtatgtctgtgtgtatgtctctgtatatctgtgtgtgtctgtgtgtgtatgtctgtgtgtgtgtctgtgtatctctgtgtatgtctctgtgtatctctgtgtgtgtctgtctgtgtatgtctgtgtgtgtgtctgtgtgtatgtctctgtgtatctctgtgtgtgtctgtctgtgtatgtctgtgtgtgtgtctgtgtgtatctctgtgtgtgtctgtctgtgtatgtctgtgtgtgtgtctgtctgtgtatgtctgtgtgtgtgtctgtgtgtatgtctctgtgtatctctgtgtgtgtctgtctgtgtatgtctgtgtgtgtgtctgtgtgtatctctgtgtgtgtctgtctgtgtatgtctgtgtgtgtgtctgtctgtgtatgtctgtgtgtgtgtctgtctgtgtatgtctgtgtgtatatctgtgtgtgtgtctgtgtatatctgtgtgtgtgtctgtgtatgtctgtgtgtgtgtctgtctgtgtatgtctgtgtgtatatctgtgtgtgtgtctgtgtatatctgtgtgtgtgtctgtgtatatctgtgtgtgtgtctgtgtatgtctgtgtgtgtgtctgtgtgtatgtctctgtgtatctctgtgtatgtctgtgtgtgtgtgtgtgtgtatctctgtgtgtgtctgtctgtgtatgtctgtgtgtgtgtctgtgtatgtctgtgtgtgtgtctgtctgtgtatgtctgtgtgtgtctgtgtgtgtgtctgtctgtgtgtgtctgtgtgtgtctgtgtatgtctgtgtgtgtgtgtctgtctgtgtatgtctgtgtgtgtgtctg TGAACAAAAAAGAA ACAGAGCGAAGGAACGGGCAGGAGAGTGA